The Anaerolineae bacterium genome includes a window with the following:
- a CDS encoding sigma-70 family RNA polymerase sigma factor: protein MSLDYSKLCDESLLYLIRRRHEAALGALYDRYNGLVFSIALEIVGDRHIANDILQDVFASVWQKADSYRVDRGQVKVWLASLARHRAIDVKRKQTRDPEGHSVDLAAMDFGLTADTPDPEDTVDVALQGQRLHEALSALPPEQRQALEMAYFGGLTTKQIAERLGEPQGTIKTRIRLALLKLRQALLVNPEAQKEIP from the coding sequence ATGTCCCTGGACTATTCGAAGCTCTGTGATGAGTCGCTGCTCTACCTGATCCGCAGACGCCATGAGGCGGCGCTGGGGGCGCTGTATGACCGCTATAACGGCCTGGTCTTCAGCATCGCGCTGGAGATCGTGGGCGATCGTCACATCGCCAACGATATCCTGCAGGACGTGTTCGCCAGCGTCTGGCAGAAGGCGGATAGCTACCGGGTTGATCGCGGCCAGGTCAAAGTGTGGCTGGCCAGCCTGGCTCGCCACCGGGCAATCGATGTCAAACGCAAACAGACACGCGATCCAGAAGGCCACAGTGTTGATCTGGCCGCGATGGATTTTGGCCTGACCGCCGATACGCCGGACCCTGAAGATACGGTCGACGTGGCTTTGCAGGGCCAACGGTTACATGAGGCGCTCAGTGCGCTCCCGCCTGAGCAGCGGCAGGCCCTGGAGATGGCTTACTTCGGCGGGTTGACCACGAAGCAGATCGCTGAGCGGCTGGGCGAACCGCAGGGGACGATCAAGACTCGCATCAGGCTGGCGCTGCTCAAGTTGCGTCAGGCGTTGCTGGTTAACCCGGAAGCGCAAAAAGAGATCCCTTGA